Proteins from one Ipomoea triloba cultivar NCNSP0323 chromosome 1, ASM357664v1 genomic window:
- the LOC116032728 gene encoding probable E3 ubiquitin-protein ligase ZFP1 isoform X1 — MVERHNQKLLFINMGQRNIPSNRQMIDLESDQQGQDYIHPEPCVFYGSVTTFPQLNAHTLGHVPTLGNAGNMYLHHLPEGPEYHDSALFYGMPQYNSTIHTHPAANLDPAIATSSNHYNPYMGAPAATCDFPFPINHATHDQLQFSSTQSMAGIHTDNNGWNTPYVDDVRGSFKRKMAEGFHRNLQHHHSMMASSSSAAPMISNAHGSDTCLTAAASHMQPSNCESLMFAEDGSLRSVMNGSGVSGSESVAAHSFSHINQVNYAGQSFQLAGNPQLDMQFCSSSGQSETWAWNQGAPLPYMQGSMGGCLEAGVVGVQGYQVTANNRSLTSFMHPPIPLVHSNAHHMLPSLQGMRGHNINFPPQVASSSRRHIANGSSTNNINPFPGAVEGGGPRYIAPFPPTGIRLYRPRRRDFTLETNNTRHRNIPNVRVLPDDGVAMLEIPGYGEVGDSDDQHRDMRMDIDHMSYEELLALGDQIGSVTTGFSEEAVISHLKTRLFTFPTTSSSSECAECLDQETDFCVICQNGYEDQENIGRLECGHEYHVDCIKKWLIVKNSCPVCKSAALPTEQKDS; from the exons ATGGTAGAAAG GCATAACCAAAAACTTCTATTTATCAACATGGGGCAGAGGAATATACCATCCAATAGACAAATGATTGATTTAGAATCAGATCAGCAAGGGCAAGACTATATCCATCCCGAGCCTTGTGTCTTTTATGGGAGTGTAACAACTTTTCCGCAGCTTAATGCCCATACATTAGGACATGTACCAACATTAGGAAATGCTGGCAATATGTATTTGCATCATTTGCCAGAAGGCCCAGAATATCATGACAGTGCTTTATTTTATGGGATGCCACAGTACAATAGCACTATTCACACTCATCCTGCTGCAAATCTTGATCCTGCTATTGCTACATCTTCCAATCATTATAATCCGTACATGGGTGCTCCAGCTGCTACTTGTGATTTCCCTTTTCCAATCAATCATGCAACTCATGATCAGCTCCAATTCTCAAGTACTCAAAGCATGGCCGGCATTCACACAGATAATAATGGATGGAACACTCCTTATGTGGATGATGTCAGAGGCTCATTCAAGAGAAAAATGGCTGAGGGATTCCATAGAAATCTCCAGCACCATCATTCTATGATGGCTTCTAGCTCTTCTGCAGCCCCAATGATTTCGAATGCACATGGGTCAGATACTTGTTTAACGGCTGCTGCGTCACATATGCAACCAAGTAATTGTGAATCATTAATGTTTGCGGAAGATGGATCCCTTAGAAGTGTGATGAATGGGTCTGGTGTCAGTGGTTCAGAATCTGTAGCAGCACACAGCTTCAGTCACATTAATCAAGTAAACTATGCAGGCCAATCCTTTCAATTGGCTGGCAATCCTCAGTTGGACATGCAGTTCTGCAGTAGCAGTGGACAGAGTGAAACTTGGGCCTGGAATCAGGGTGCTCCTTTGCCCTACATGCAGG GGAGCATGGGAGGTTGTTTGGAGGCTGGAGTCGTGGGTGTGCAAGGTTATCAAGTAACTGCCAACAATAGGAGCTTGACAAGCTTTATGCACCCTCCCATTCCTCTTGTTCATTCAAATGCTCATCATATGCTACCATCCTTGCAAGGGATGAGAGGCCATAATATCAACTTTCCTCCTCAAGTGGCATCATCTTCACGTAGACACATAGCAAATGGCTCATCAACAAACAACATAAATCCTTTTCCAGGTGCAGTAGAGGGAGGAGGTCCTAGATATATTGCACCTTTTCCACCAACTGGCATTAGGCTTTACAGGCCTCGTCGAAGGGACTTCACATTAGAGACAAACAATACGAGGCATCGTAACATTCCTAATGTGAGAGTTCTGCCAGATGAT GGAGTAGCAATGCTAGAGATTCCTGGCTACGGTGAAGTAGGGGATTCTGATGATCAGCACAGAGATATGCGCATGGACATAGATCACATGTCTTACGAG GAGCTTCTTGCATTGGGCGATCAGATTGGCAGTGTCACTACTGGTTTTTCAGAAGAGGCCGTTATTAGTCATTTGAAAACAAGATTATTCACCTTCCCAACAACTTCTTCTAGTTCAGAATGTGCTGAATGTCTGGATCAAGAAACTGATTTCTGTGTCATATGCCAG
- the LOC116029681 gene encoding mucin-5AC-like isoform X2: MGRPPSNGGPSFRFNPTEVAEMEAILQAHNTQVPAREVLVSLAEKFSASAERSGKVVVQMKQVWNWFQNRRYALRAKAAKTPSKVPAPVTHQSEPTIVRTVPQVPQPGPPPPSVTVRPMIQAPQGPQPIAAPSVSAGRNGSDSSQMEFEAKSARDGAWYDVAAFLSHRSMETGDPEVLVRFAGFGAEEDEWVNVRRNVRQRSLPCESSECVAVLPGDLILCFQEGKEQALYFDAHVLDAQRRRHDVRGCRCRFLVRYDHDQSEIVPLRKICRRPETDYRLEQLNAESATTKQQKAGTDPQTANTLRVYAFSETAQKPPAISSGKPVEPLAKKIKTDEHVHATTMTSSAHIDGSASTLNLPKAVDHVNAGSNLPPMQQQQASNDAQPGNTLEANAPVESQKLLTESVQKLPAESMPESSAESKVTPPAEPTSMPPAESMPNPTVQNTEEEEHATVAPMSAAISSVPTPNPVESTDEQLNPEENANVAAVAPVTPAISPVTTPNPVEPTDGQLNPEEHANVAATVAPALSSVTTQKPVEPTDGQLNPEEHANVAATVAPAISSVTTPKPVEPTDGQLNPEEHANVAATVAPAISSVTTPNPVEPTDKQLNPEEHQNVAATVAPAISPVTTPNPVEPTDEQFNPEELANVAATVAPASNSAATSNPTEATDKQLKAYEQAAPAVAPDSHTDVSVANEYKDVSTKDAENVSSENVGISEIPIQSDVLMETCDAMDEDSDAVADMTGMLDTGGGSANVQQG; encoded by the exons ATGGGTAGACCGCCGAGCAACGGAGGTCCTTCGTTCCGCTTCAACCCTACTGAG GTTGCTGAGATGGAGGCTATTTTGCAAGCACACAATACTCAAGTGCCTGCTCGTGAGGTTCTTGTGTCTCTTGCTGAGAAGTTTAG TGCTTCAGCCGAGAGATCTGGAAAGGTCGTGGTTCAGATGAAACAA GTATGGAATTGGTTCCAGAATAGGCGATATGCTCTCCGAGCAAAAGCAGCTAAAACTCCCAGTAAAGTGCCTGCTCCGGTCACACATCAAAGTGAACCAACTATTGTAAGGACAGTTCCCCAAGTCCCCCAACCTGGTCCTCCTCCTCCTTCAG TCACAGTGAGACCAATGATCCAAGCTCCTCAAGGACCTCAACCCATTGCTGCCCCTTCAG TAAGTGCAGGTAGGAATGGTTCAGATAGCTCCCAAATGGAGTTTGAAGCAAAATCTGCTAGGGATGGTGCATG GTATGATGTGGCAGCTTTTCTGTCGCATAGATCCATGGAAACTGGTGATCCG GAAGTTCTGGTTCGATTTGCTGGTTTTGGAGCAGAAGAGGATGAATGGGTTAATGTTCGTAGAAATGTTAGGCAGAGGTCTCTTCCCTGTGAATCATCAGAATGCGTAGCAGTTCTACCAGGAGATCTAATCCTCTGCTTTCAG GAAGGCAAGGAGCAGGCTCTTTACTTTGATGCACATGTACTTGATGCTCAAAGGCGCAGGCATGATGTAAGAGGTTGCCGCTGTCGCTTTTTGGTCCGCTATGATCATGATCAATCTGAG ATTGTTCCTCTGAGGAAGATTTGCCGTCGGCCTGAAACTGATTATAGGTTAGAGCAATTAAATGCTGAATCTGCAACAACGAAGCAGCAAAAAGCTGGTACTGATCCTCAAACAGCCAACACATTGAGGGTCTATGCTTTTTCCGAAACAGCACAGAAACCTCCAGCTATATCATCAGGGAAGCCAGTTGAACCATTAGCTAAAAAGATAAAGACGGATGAGCATGTGCATGCTACCACTATGACTTCTTCAGCTCATATTGATGGATCTGCCTCTACATTAAACCTGCCTAAGGCTGTGGACCACGTGAATGCTGGATCAAATCTGCCTCCTATGCAGCAACAACAAGCTAGTAATGATGCTCAACCTGGCAATACCTTAGAGGCCAATGCTCCGGTTGAATCACAAAAACTTCTGACTGAGTCGGTGCAAAAGCTTCCAGCTGAATCAATGCCAGAGTCTTCAGCTGAATCAAAAGTAACGCCCCCAGCTGAACCGACATCAATGCCTCCAGCTGAATCAATGCCAAATCCAACAGTGCAAAATACTGAGGAAGAGGAGCATGCAACTGTTGCTCCCATGTCTGCTGCTATAAGTTCTGTCCCCACACCAAATCCAGTTGAGTCAACAGATGAGCAGCTTAACCCAGAGGAGAATGCAAATGTTGCTGCTGTGGCTCCTGTAACCCCCGCTATAAGTCCTGTCACCACACCAAATCCAGTTGAGCCAACTGACGGGCAACTTAATCCAGAGGAGCATGCTAATGTTGCTGCAACAGTGGCTCCTGCTCTAAGTTCTGTTACCACACAAAAACCAGTTGAGCCAACAGATGGGCAACTTAATCCAGAGGAGCATGCTAATGTTGCTGCAACAGTGGCTCCTGCTATAAGTTCTGTCACCACACCAAAACCAGTTGAGCCAACAGACGGGCAACTTAATCCAGAGGAGCATGCTAATGTTGCTGCAACAGTGGCTCCTGCTATAAGTTCTGTCACCACACCAAATCCAGTTGAGCCAACCGATAAGCAACTTAATCCAGAGGAGCATCAGAATGTTGCTGCAACAGTTGCTCCTGCTATAAGTCCTGTCACCACACCAAATCCAGTTGAGCCAACAGACGAGCAATTTAACCCAGAGGAGCTTGCAAATGTTGCTGCAACAGTGGCTCCTGCTAGTAATTCTGCCGCCACATCAAACCCAACTGAGGCCACAGACAAGCAGCTAAAGGCCTATGAACAGGCTGCACCAGCTGTCGCTCCTGACAGTCACACAGATGTTTCTGTTGCAAATGAATACAAAGATGTATCAACAAAAGATGCAGAGAATGTCAGCTCGGAAAATGTGGGAATTTCAGAGATACCAATTCAAAGTGATGTTCTGATGGAAACTTGCGATGCTATGGATGAAGATTCAGATGCAGTGGCAGATATGACTGGTATGCTCGATAcgggtggtggttctgctaatGTGCAGCAAGGGTAG
- the LOC116032728 gene encoding probable E3 ubiquitin-protein ligase ZFP1 isoform X2, with translation MVERHNQKLLFINMGQRNIPSNRQMIDLESDQQGQDYIHPEPCVFYGSVTTFPQLNAHTLGHVPTLGNAGNMYLHHLPEGPEYHDSALFYGMPQYNSTIHTHPAANLDPAIATSSNHYNPYMGAPAATCDFPFPINHATHDQLQFSSTQSMAGIHTDNNGWNTPYVDDVRGSFKRKMAEGFHRNLQHHHSMMASSSSAAPMISNAHGSDTCLTAAASHMQPSNCESLMFAEDGSLRSVMNGSGVSGSESVAAHSFSHINQVNYAGQSFQLAGNPQLDMQFCSSSGQSETWAWNQGAPLPYMQGSMGGCLEAGVVGVQGYQVTANNRSLTSFMHPPIPLVHSNAHHMLPSLQGMRGHNINFPPQVASSSRRHIANGSSTNNINPFPGAVEGGGPRYIAPFPPTGIRLYRPRRRDFTLETNNTRHRNIPNGVAMLEIPGYGEVGDSDDQHRDMRMDIDHMSYEELLALGDQIGSVTTGFSEEAVISHLKTRLFTFPTTSSSSECAECLDQETDFCVICQNGYEDQENIGRLECGHEYHVDCIKKWLIVKNSCPVCKSAALPTEQKDS, from the exons ATGGTAGAAAG GCATAACCAAAAACTTCTATTTATCAACATGGGGCAGAGGAATATACCATCCAATAGACAAATGATTGATTTAGAATCAGATCAGCAAGGGCAAGACTATATCCATCCCGAGCCTTGTGTCTTTTATGGGAGTGTAACAACTTTTCCGCAGCTTAATGCCCATACATTAGGACATGTACCAACATTAGGAAATGCTGGCAATATGTATTTGCATCATTTGCCAGAAGGCCCAGAATATCATGACAGTGCTTTATTTTATGGGATGCCACAGTACAATAGCACTATTCACACTCATCCTGCTGCAAATCTTGATCCTGCTATTGCTACATCTTCCAATCATTATAATCCGTACATGGGTGCTCCAGCTGCTACTTGTGATTTCCCTTTTCCAATCAATCATGCAACTCATGATCAGCTCCAATTCTCAAGTACTCAAAGCATGGCCGGCATTCACACAGATAATAATGGATGGAACACTCCTTATGTGGATGATGTCAGAGGCTCATTCAAGAGAAAAATGGCTGAGGGATTCCATAGAAATCTCCAGCACCATCATTCTATGATGGCTTCTAGCTCTTCTGCAGCCCCAATGATTTCGAATGCACATGGGTCAGATACTTGTTTAACGGCTGCTGCGTCACATATGCAACCAAGTAATTGTGAATCATTAATGTTTGCGGAAGATGGATCCCTTAGAAGTGTGATGAATGGGTCTGGTGTCAGTGGTTCAGAATCTGTAGCAGCACACAGCTTCAGTCACATTAATCAAGTAAACTATGCAGGCCAATCCTTTCAATTGGCTGGCAATCCTCAGTTGGACATGCAGTTCTGCAGTAGCAGTGGACAGAGTGAAACTTGGGCCTGGAATCAGGGTGCTCCTTTGCCCTACATGCAGG GGAGCATGGGAGGTTGTTTGGAGGCTGGAGTCGTGGGTGTGCAAGGTTATCAAGTAACTGCCAACAATAGGAGCTTGACAAGCTTTATGCACCCTCCCATTCCTCTTGTTCATTCAAATGCTCATCATATGCTACCATCCTTGCAAGGGATGAGAGGCCATAATATCAACTTTCCTCCTCAAGTGGCATCATCTTCACGTAGACACATAGCAAATGGCTCATCAACAAACAACATAAATCCTTTTCCAGGTGCAGTAGAGGGAGGAGGTCCTAGATATATTGCACCTTTTCCACCAACTGGCATTAGGCTTTACAGGCCTCGTCGAAGGGACTTCACATTAGAGACAAACAATACGAGGCATCGTAACATTCCTAAT GGAGTAGCAATGCTAGAGATTCCTGGCTACGGTGAAGTAGGGGATTCTGATGATCAGCACAGAGATATGCGCATGGACATAGATCACATGTCTTACGAG GAGCTTCTTGCATTGGGCGATCAGATTGGCAGTGTCACTACTGGTTTTTCAGAAGAGGCCGTTATTAGTCATTTGAAAACAAGATTATTCACCTTCCCAACAACTTCTTCTAGTTCAGAATGTGCTGAATGTCTGGATCAAGAAACTGATTTCTGTGTCATATGCCAG
- the LOC116013151 gene encoding uncharacterized protein LOC116013151: MHLTWKEEHLDILLVPAGLLIMFGYHLYLLYRYLRCPGETVIGYENHNKKAWVERMMLVEGKDRTVAVNVINSNLSVSTTMCSMSLALCSLIGAWFGSSFKNILTSSVIYGNTSSTIVSIKYIALLSCFLVAFGAFVQAARYYVHASFLITTPKSDLPVKYIVRAVIRGGNFFSAGTRALYFATNLLMWIFGPIPMLCASMAMVTLLYNLDKNSCELHEYCPLPKQDSFKKIGEQVKTYQEVITVAQNNGDQGRRYEN, encoded by the exons ATGCATCTAACCTGGAAGGAGGAGCATCTGGATATTCTTCTGGTCCCGGCTGGTTTGCTGATCATGTTCGGGTatcatctctacctcctttatAGATACCTGAGATGTCCAGGGGAAACGGTCATAGGATATGAAAATCATAACAAGAAAGCATGGGTAGAGAGAATGATGCTG GTTGAAGGTAAAGACAGAACTGTAGCTGTAAATGTGATCAATTCCAATTTATCAGTATCAACTACCATGTGTTCCATGTCCTTAGCTCTCTGCTCCTTAATTGGAGCTTGGTTTGGAAGCTCTTTCAAGAACATACTTACCAGCAGTGTAATCTATGGTAACACGAGCTCTACTATTGTTTCCATCAAATACATAGCTCTGCTTTCCTGCTTCCTAGTCGCTTTTGGCGCTTTTGTGCAAGCTGCGAGATACTATGTTCATGCAAGTTTCTTAATCACCACACCAAAAAGTGACTTACCGGTGAAATACATTGTGAGGGCGGTGATAAGAGGAGGCAATTTCTTTTCGGCTGGAACACGGGCACTGTATTTCGCCACCAATTTGCTGATGTGGATCTTTGGTCCAATCCCAATGTTGTGCGCATCAATGGCTATGGTGACACTATTGTACAACCTTGACAAAAATTCATGTGAATTGCACGAATATTGTCCCCTTCCCAAACAAGATTCCTTCAAGAAAATAGGTGAGCAAGTAAAAACGTATCAAGAAGTAATCACTGTTGCTCAGAATAATGGAGACCAAGGAAGACGGTATGAGAACTAA
- the LOC116029681 gene encoding mucin-5AC-like isoform X3 — MGRPPSNGGPSFRFNPTEVAEMEAILQAHNTQVPAREVLVSLAEKFSASAERSGKVVVQMKQVWNWFQNRRYALRAKAAKTPSKVPAPVTHQSEPTIVRTVPQVPQPGPPPPSVRPMIQAPQGPQPIAAPSVSAGRNGSDSSQMEFEAKSARDGAWYDVAAFLSHRSMETGDPEVLVRFAGFGAEEDEWVNVRRNVRQRSLPCESSECVAVLPGDLILCFQEGKEQALYFDAHVLDAQRRRHDVRGCRCRFLVRYDHDQSEEIVPLRKICRRPETDYRLEQLNAESATTKQQKAGTDPQTANTLRVYAFSETAQKPPAISSGKPVEPLAKKIKTDEHVHATTMTSSAHIDGSASTLNLPKAVDHVNAGSNLPPMQQQQASNDAQPGNTLEANAPVESQKLLTESVQKLPAESMPESSAESKVTPPAEPTSMPPAESMPNPTVQNTEEEEHATVAPMSAAISSVPTPNPVESTDEQLNPEENANVAAVAPVTPAISPVTTPNPVEPTDGQLNPEEHANVAATVAPALSSVTTQKPVEPTDGQLNPEEHANVAATVAPAISSVTTPKPVEPTDGQLNPEEHANVAATVAPAISSVTTPNPVEPTDKQLNPEEHQNVAATVAPAISPVTTPNPVEPTDEQFNPEELANVAATVAPASNSAATSNPTEATDKQLKAYEQAAPAVAPDSHTDVSVANEYKDVSTKDAENVSSENVGISEIPIQSDVLMETCDAMDEDSDAVADMTGMLDTGGGSANVQQG, encoded by the exons ATGGGTAGACCGCCGAGCAACGGAGGTCCTTCGTTCCGCTTCAACCCTACTGAG GTTGCTGAGATGGAGGCTATTTTGCAAGCACACAATACTCAAGTGCCTGCTCGTGAGGTTCTTGTGTCTCTTGCTGAGAAGTTTAG TGCTTCAGCCGAGAGATCTGGAAAGGTCGTGGTTCAGATGAAACAA GTATGGAATTGGTTCCAGAATAGGCGATATGCTCTCCGAGCAAAAGCAGCTAAAACTCCCAGTAAAGTGCCTGCTCCGGTCACACATCAAAGTGAACCAACTATTGTAAGGACAGTTCCCCAAGTCCCCCAACCTGGTCCTCCTCCTCCTTCAG TGAGACCAATGATCCAAGCTCCTCAAGGACCTCAACCCATTGCTGCCCCTTCAG TAAGTGCAGGTAGGAATGGTTCAGATAGCTCCCAAATGGAGTTTGAAGCAAAATCTGCTAGGGATGGTGCATG GTATGATGTGGCAGCTTTTCTGTCGCATAGATCCATGGAAACTGGTGATCCG GAAGTTCTGGTTCGATTTGCTGGTTTTGGAGCAGAAGAGGATGAATGGGTTAATGTTCGTAGAAATGTTAGGCAGAGGTCTCTTCCCTGTGAATCATCAGAATGCGTAGCAGTTCTACCAGGAGATCTAATCCTCTGCTTTCAG GAAGGCAAGGAGCAGGCTCTTTACTTTGATGCACATGTACTTGATGCTCAAAGGCGCAGGCATGATGTAAGAGGTTGCCGCTGTCGCTTTTTGGTCCGCTATGATCATGATCAATCTGAG GAGATTGTTCCTCTGAGGAAGATTTGCCGTCGGCCTGAAACTGATTATAGGTTAGAGCAATTAAATGCTGAATCTGCAACAACGAAGCAGCAAAAAGCTGGTACTGATCCTCAAACAGCCAACACATTGAGGGTCTATGCTTTTTCCGAAACAGCACAGAAACCTCCAGCTATATCATCAGGGAAGCCAGTTGAACCATTAGCTAAAAAGATAAAGACGGATGAGCATGTGCATGCTACCACTATGACTTCTTCAGCTCATATTGATGGATCTGCCTCTACATTAAACCTGCCTAAGGCTGTGGACCACGTGAATGCTGGATCAAATCTGCCTCCTATGCAGCAACAACAAGCTAGTAATGATGCTCAACCTGGCAATACCTTAGAGGCCAATGCTCCGGTTGAATCACAAAAACTTCTGACTGAGTCGGTGCAAAAGCTTCCAGCTGAATCAATGCCAGAGTCTTCAGCTGAATCAAAAGTAACGCCCCCAGCTGAACCGACATCAATGCCTCCAGCTGAATCAATGCCAAATCCAACAGTGCAAAATACTGAGGAAGAGGAGCATGCAACTGTTGCTCCCATGTCTGCTGCTATAAGTTCTGTCCCCACACCAAATCCAGTTGAGTCAACAGATGAGCAGCTTAACCCAGAGGAGAATGCAAATGTTGCTGCTGTGGCTCCTGTAACCCCCGCTATAAGTCCTGTCACCACACCAAATCCAGTTGAGCCAACTGACGGGCAACTTAATCCAGAGGAGCATGCTAATGTTGCTGCAACAGTGGCTCCTGCTCTAAGTTCTGTTACCACACAAAAACCAGTTGAGCCAACAGATGGGCAACTTAATCCAGAGGAGCATGCTAATGTTGCTGCAACAGTGGCTCCTGCTATAAGTTCTGTCACCACACCAAAACCAGTTGAGCCAACAGACGGGCAACTTAATCCAGAGGAGCATGCTAATGTTGCTGCAACAGTGGCTCCTGCTATAAGTTCTGTCACCACACCAAATCCAGTTGAGCCAACCGATAAGCAACTTAATCCAGAGGAGCATCAGAATGTTGCTGCAACAGTTGCTCCTGCTATAAGTCCTGTCACCACACCAAATCCAGTTGAGCCAACAGACGAGCAATTTAACCCAGAGGAGCTTGCAAATGTTGCTGCAACAGTGGCTCCTGCTAGTAATTCTGCCGCCACATCAAACCCAACTGAGGCCACAGACAAGCAGCTAAAGGCCTATGAACAGGCTGCACCAGCTGTCGCTCCTGACAGTCACACAGATGTTTCTGTTGCAAATGAATACAAAGATGTATCAACAAAAGATGCAGAGAATGTCAGCTCGGAAAATGTGGGAATTTCAGAGATACCAATTCAAAGTGATGTTCTGATGGAAACTTGCGATGCTATGGATGAAGATTCAGATGCAGTGGCAGATATGACTGGTATGCTCGATAcgggtggtggttctgctaatGTGCAGCAAGGGTAG
- the LOC116029681 gene encoding mucin-5AC-like isoform X1, with product MGRPPSNGGPSFRFNPTEVAEMEAILQAHNTQVPAREVLVSLAEKFSASAERSGKVVVQMKQVWNWFQNRRYALRAKAAKTPSKVPAPVTHQSEPTIVRTVPQVPQPGPPPPSVTVRPMIQAPQGPQPIAAPSVSAGRNGSDSSQMEFEAKSARDGAWYDVAAFLSHRSMETGDPEVLVRFAGFGAEEDEWVNVRRNVRQRSLPCESSECVAVLPGDLILCFQEGKEQALYFDAHVLDAQRRRHDVRGCRCRFLVRYDHDQSEEIVPLRKICRRPETDYRLEQLNAESATTKQQKAGTDPQTANTLRVYAFSETAQKPPAISSGKPVEPLAKKIKTDEHVHATTMTSSAHIDGSASTLNLPKAVDHVNAGSNLPPMQQQQASNDAQPGNTLEANAPVESQKLLTESVQKLPAESMPESSAESKVTPPAEPTSMPPAESMPNPTVQNTEEEEHATVAPMSAAISSVPTPNPVESTDEQLNPEENANVAAVAPVTPAISPVTTPNPVEPTDGQLNPEEHANVAATVAPALSSVTTQKPVEPTDGQLNPEEHANVAATVAPAISSVTTPKPVEPTDGQLNPEEHANVAATVAPAISSVTTPNPVEPTDKQLNPEEHQNVAATVAPAISPVTTPNPVEPTDEQFNPEELANVAATVAPASNSAATSNPTEATDKQLKAYEQAAPAVAPDSHTDVSVANEYKDVSTKDAENVSSENVGISEIPIQSDVLMETCDAMDEDSDAVADMTGMLDTGGGSANVQQG from the exons ATGGGTAGACCGCCGAGCAACGGAGGTCCTTCGTTCCGCTTCAACCCTACTGAG GTTGCTGAGATGGAGGCTATTTTGCAAGCACACAATACTCAAGTGCCTGCTCGTGAGGTTCTTGTGTCTCTTGCTGAGAAGTTTAG TGCTTCAGCCGAGAGATCTGGAAAGGTCGTGGTTCAGATGAAACAA GTATGGAATTGGTTCCAGAATAGGCGATATGCTCTCCGAGCAAAAGCAGCTAAAACTCCCAGTAAAGTGCCTGCTCCGGTCACACATCAAAGTGAACCAACTATTGTAAGGACAGTTCCCCAAGTCCCCCAACCTGGTCCTCCTCCTCCTTCAG TCACAGTGAGACCAATGATCCAAGCTCCTCAAGGACCTCAACCCATTGCTGCCCCTTCAG TAAGTGCAGGTAGGAATGGTTCAGATAGCTCCCAAATGGAGTTTGAAGCAAAATCTGCTAGGGATGGTGCATG GTATGATGTGGCAGCTTTTCTGTCGCATAGATCCATGGAAACTGGTGATCCG GAAGTTCTGGTTCGATTTGCTGGTTTTGGAGCAGAAGAGGATGAATGGGTTAATGTTCGTAGAAATGTTAGGCAGAGGTCTCTTCCCTGTGAATCATCAGAATGCGTAGCAGTTCTACCAGGAGATCTAATCCTCTGCTTTCAG GAAGGCAAGGAGCAGGCTCTTTACTTTGATGCACATGTACTTGATGCTCAAAGGCGCAGGCATGATGTAAGAGGTTGCCGCTGTCGCTTTTTGGTCCGCTATGATCATGATCAATCTGAG GAGATTGTTCCTCTGAGGAAGATTTGCCGTCGGCCTGAAACTGATTATAGGTTAGAGCAATTAAATGCTGAATCTGCAACAACGAAGCAGCAAAAAGCTGGTACTGATCCTCAAACAGCCAACACATTGAGGGTCTATGCTTTTTCCGAAACAGCACAGAAACCTCCAGCTATATCATCAGGGAAGCCAGTTGAACCATTAGCTAAAAAGATAAAGACGGATGAGCATGTGCATGCTACCACTATGACTTCTTCAGCTCATATTGATGGATCTGCCTCTACATTAAACCTGCCTAAGGCTGTGGACCACGTGAATGCTGGATCAAATCTGCCTCCTATGCAGCAACAACAAGCTAGTAATGATGCTCAACCTGGCAATACCTTAGAGGCCAATGCTCCGGTTGAATCACAAAAACTTCTGACTGAGTCGGTGCAAAAGCTTCCAGCTGAATCAATGCCAGAGTCTTCAGCTGAATCAAAAGTAACGCCCCCAGCTGAACCGACATCAATGCCTCCAGCTGAATCAATGCCAAATCCAACAGTGCAAAATACTGAGGAAGAGGAGCATGCAACTGTTGCTCCCATGTCTGCTGCTATAAGTTCTGTCCCCACACCAAATCCAGTTGAGTCAACAGATGAGCAGCTTAACCCAGAGGAGAATGCAAATGTTGCTGCTGTGGCTCCTGTAACCCCCGCTATAAGTCCTGTCACCACACCAAATCCAGTTGAGCCAACTGACGGGCAACTTAATCCAGAGGAGCATGCTAATGTTGCTGCAACAGTGGCTCCTGCTCTAAGTTCTGTTACCACACAAAAACCAGTTGAGCCAACAGATGGGCAACTTAATCCAGAGGAGCATGCTAATGTTGCTGCAACAGTGGCTCCTGCTATAAGTTCTGTCACCACACCAAAACCAGTTGAGCCAACAGACGGGCAACTTAATCCAGAGGAGCATGCTAATGTTGCTGCAACAGTGGCTCCTGCTATAAGTTCTGTCACCACACCAAATCCAGTTGAGCCAACCGATAAGCAACTTAATCCAGAGGAGCATCAGAATGTTGCTGCAACAGTTGCTCCTGCTATAAGTCCTGTCACCACACCAAATCCAGTTGAGCCAACAGACGAGCAATTTAACCCAGAGGAGCTTGCAAATGTTGCTGCAACAGTGGCTCCTGCTAGTAATTCTGCCGCCACATCAAACCCAACTGAGGCCACAGACAAGCAGCTAAAGGCCTATGAACAGGCTGCACCAGCTGTCGCTCCTGACAGTCACACAGATGTTTCTGTTGCAAATGAATACAAAGATGTATCAACAAAAGATGCAGAGAATGTCAGCTCGGAAAATGTGGGAATTTCAGAGATACCAATTCAAAGTGATGTTCTGATGGAAACTTGCGATGCTATGGATGAAGATTCAGATGCAGTGGCAGATATGACTGGTATGCTCGATAcgggtggtggttctgctaatGTGCAGCAAGGGTAG